A DNA window from Pseudomonas sp. GD03919 contains the following coding sequences:
- the dapA gene encoding 4-hydroxy-tetrahydrodipicolinate synthase, which produces MIAGSMVALVTPMDAQGGLDWEALSKLVDFHLQEGTNAIVAVGTTGESPTLDFDSEHLEVIRRVVDQVAGRIPVIAGTGANSTREAVEWTQAAKDVGADACLLVTPYYNKPTQEGLYLHFRHIAEAVDIPQILYNVPGRTVCDMLPETVERLSKIDNIIGIKEATGDLQRAQEVLDRVSKDFLVYSGDDATAVELMLLGGKGNISVTANVAPRAMSDLCAAAMRGEAAIARAINDRLMPLHKALFLESNPIPVKWALHEMGLMGDGIRLPLTWLSPRCHEPLRQAMRQCGVLA; this is translated from the coding sequence ATGATTGCGGGCAGTATGGTGGCACTGGTCACGCCCATGGATGCGCAGGGTGGTCTGGATTGGGAGGCCCTGAGCAAATTGGTGGATTTCCACCTGCAAGAGGGCACCAATGCCATCGTCGCGGTCGGCACCACCGGTGAGTCCCCTACACTGGATTTCGACAGCGAACACTTAGAGGTGATTCGCCGCGTGGTCGATCAGGTTGCCGGGCGTATCCCGGTAATCGCCGGCACCGGTGCCAACAGCACCCGCGAGGCCGTGGAGTGGACCCAGGCCGCCAAGGATGTCGGCGCCGACGCCTGCCTGCTGGTCACCCCGTACTACAACAAGCCGACCCAGGAAGGCCTTTACCTGCACTTCCGCCATATCGCCGAAGCCGTGGACATCCCGCAGATTCTCTACAACGTGCCGGGCCGCACCGTGTGCGACATGCTGCCGGAGACCGTCGAGCGTCTGTCGAAGATCGACAACATCATCGGCATCAAGGAAGCCACCGGCGATCTGCAGCGCGCGCAAGAAGTGCTGGATCGTGTCAGCAAGGATTTCCTCGTTTATTCCGGTGACGACGCCACCGCTGTCGAGCTGATGCTGCTGGGCGGCAAGGGCAACATCTCGGTGACCGCCAACGTTGCGCCGCGCGCCATGAGCGACCTGTGCGCTGCTGCCATGCGTGGCGAAGCTGCCATCGCCCGCGCCATCAACGACCGTCTGATGCCGCTGCACAAGGCGCTATTCCTCGAATCCAACCCGATTCCGGTGAAATGGGCGCTGCATGAAATGGGCTTGATGGGCGACGGTATTCGCCTGCCGCTGACCTGGCTCAGCCCGCGCTGTCACGAACCGCTGCGCCAGGCCATGCGCCAGTGCGGTGTATTGGCTTAA
- a CDS encoding glycine cleavage system protein R, with protein sequence MSTPPVREQFLVISALGRDAMALTNLLSRTSHENRCAVISTRLSRHGEYSALVLQVSGSWDALARLESSLPLLAKKHDFSVDLVRSAAAEVRPQALPYVAYVSAVYRPDILNELCQFFIDHRVELESLTCDTYQAPQTGGTMLNATLTVTLPAGTQISWLRDQFLDFADALNLDALIEPWRPQNP encoded by the coding sequence ATGTCCACCCCCCCCGTTCGCGAACAATTCCTCGTTATCAGTGCGCTTGGCCGCGATGCCATGGCCCTGACCAACCTGCTCAGCCGCACCAGCCATGAGAACCGTTGCGCGGTCATCAGCACGCGCCTGAGCCGCCATGGCGAGTACAGCGCACTTGTGCTGCAGGTATCCGGTAGCTGGGACGCGCTGGCGCGCCTGGAGTCGAGCCTGCCGCTGCTGGCCAAGAAGCATGATTTCAGTGTGGATCTGGTTCGCAGCGCCGCTGCGGAAGTACGCCCGCAGGCCCTGCCTTATGTGGCCTACGTCAGCGCCGTGTACCGCCCGGACATTCTCAACGAGCTGTGCCAGTTCTTCATCGACCACCGCGTCGAACTGGAGAGCCTGACCTGCGATACCTACCAGGCGCCACAGACCGGCGGCACCATGCTCAACGCCACCCTGACCGTAACGCTGCCGGCCGGCACGCAGATCAGCTGGTTGCGTGACCAGTTCCTCGATTTTGCCGATGCCCTGAATCTGGATGCGCTGATCGAACCCTGGCGCCCGCAGAATCCCTGA
- a CDS encoding peroxiredoxin, with amino-acid sequence MSVELDKAVADFQAEATSGQQVKLSDLKGKQVVLYFYPKDATPGCTTEGMDFSARFEQFKAANTVIFGVSMDSLKKHESFKCKQAFPFELISDEEHQLCDLFGAYQLKKNYGKEYMGIVRSTFLIDKDGVLREEWRNVKVAGHVDKVLAAAEALNKG; translated from the coding sequence ATGTCCGTTGAACTCGACAAAGCCGTTGCCGACTTCCAGGCCGAGGCCACCAGTGGCCAGCAAGTAAAGCTGTCCGACCTCAAGGGCAAGCAGGTCGTACTGTATTTCTACCCGAAGGATGCGACCCCGGGCTGCACCACTGAAGGTATGGATTTCAGCGCTCGTTTCGAGCAGTTCAAGGCCGCCAACACCGTGATCTTCGGGGTGTCGATGGACAGCCTGAAGAAGCACGAAAGCTTCAAGTGCAAGCAGGCCTTCCCCTTCGAACTGATCAGCGACGAAGAGCACCAGCTATGTGACCTGTTCGGCGCGTATCAGTTGAAGAAGAACTACGGCAAGGAGTACATGGGTATCGTGCGCAGCACCTTTCTGATCGACAAGGATGGCGTATTGCGTGAAGAGTGGCGCAACGTCAAGGTCGCCGGCCATGTCGACAAGGTACTGGCGGCTGCCGAAGCCCTGAACAAGGGCTGA
- a CDS encoding sulfurtransferase TusA family protein, producing the protein MTDVPAFDAELDACGLNCPLPLLKAKLELNHLASGAVLKVSATDAGSQRDFRAFATLAGHALLHEEVDAGIYRYWLRKA; encoded by the coding sequence ATGACAGACGTACCGGCCTTCGATGCCGAACTCGACGCCTGCGGACTGAACTGCCCGCTGCCGTTGCTCAAAGCCAAGCTCGAGCTCAATCACCTGGCCAGCGGCGCCGTACTCAAGGTCAGCGCGACCGATGCCGGCTCGCAGCGCGATTTTCGCGCCTTCGCTACCCTGGCCGGACATGCGTTGCTGCATGAAGAAGTCGATGCGGGTATTTATCGTTACTGGTTGCGTAAGGCCTGA
- a CDS encoding M48 family metalloprotease, with protein MTFLRPTLLTLACLFAAHTGASDLPSLGDASSSIVSPQQEHQLGRAWLGLLRGQVSQLDDPQLKDFVESSVYSLAETSQLQDRRLEFVLLNSPQLNAFAAPGGIVGVNGGLFLYAQTEAEYASVMAHELAHLSQRHFARGVEAQQRMQVPLMAAMLAGIVAAAAGAGDAGIAAIMSTQAAAIQEQRRFSRQNEQEADRIGLVNLEKAGYDPRAMPMMFERLMRQYRYDAKPPEFLLTHPVSESRIADTRNRAEQFPVRGREDSLRYQLMRARVQLTYEETPGVAAKRFRAMLDENPRLDAARYGLVLAQMKTGQLAEAGETLAPLLSKSPDDITYNLAQIELDMAANRLDAAERRQQRLLTLYPSNYPLQQMRIDLLLKQQRVADAERALDNLLKTRAKDPDVWYQVAEVRGLNGNTIGLHQARAEFFALVGDYNQAIEQLDFAKRRASNNFQLASRIDARQRELAEEKRLVEQMLR; from the coding sequence ATGACTTTTCTGCGCCCCACCCTGCTGACGCTGGCCTGCCTGTTCGCTGCCCACACGGGTGCCAGTGATCTGCCATCGCTTGGCGACGCCAGCTCGTCGATCGTCTCGCCGCAACAGGAGCATCAGCTCGGCCGTGCCTGGCTCGGCCTGCTGCGTGGCCAGGTTTCGCAACTGGACGACCCGCAACTCAAGGACTTCGTCGAGTCCAGCGTCTACAGCCTGGCGGAAACCAGCCAGCTGCAGGATCGCCGCCTGGAGTTCGTCCTGCTCAACAGCCCGCAACTCAACGCCTTTGCCGCACCGGGCGGAATCGTCGGGGTCAACGGCGGCCTGTTCCTCTATGCACAGACCGAAGCCGAATACGCCTCGGTCATGGCGCACGAACTGGCGCACTTGTCGCAGCGTCACTTCGCCCGGGGCGTCGAGGCGCAACAACGCATGCAGGTGCCACTGATGGCCGCCATGCTCGCCGGTATCGTCGCGGCAGCAGCAGGTGCGGGCGATGCCGGTATTGCCGCGATCATGTCGACCCAGGCAGCCGCCATTCAGGAACAGCGGCGCTTCTCCCGGCAGAACGAGCAGGAGGCCGACCGTATCGGCCTGGTCAATCTGGAAAAGGCCGGCTATGACCCGCGCGCCATGCCGATGATGTTCGAACGGCTGATGCGTCAGTACCGCTACGACGCCAAGCCGCCGGAATTCCTGCTCACTCACCCGGTATCCGAGTCACGTATCGCCGATACCCGCAACCGTGCCGAGCAGTTCCCCGTTCGGGGCCGTGAGGACAGCCTGCGTTACCAGTTGATGCGCGCCCGTGTACAGCTGACCTACGAAGAAACCCCCGGCGTCGCCGCCAAGCGCTTTCGCGCCATGCTCGACGAGAATCCACGCCTCGACGCCGCGCGCTACGGCCTGGTGCTGGCGCAGATGAAAACCGGCCAGCTCGCCGAGGCCGGTGAAACCCTGGCGCCACTGCTGAGCAAGAGCCCGGACGATATCACCTACAACCTGGCGCAGATCGAACTGGACATGGCCGCCAATCGCCTGGATGCCGCCGAACGCCGCCAGCAGCGCCTGCTGACGCTCTACCCGAGCAACTATCCGCTGCAGCAGATGCGCATCGACCTTCTGCTCAAGCAGCAGCGCGTAGCCGATGCCGAACGTGCCCTGGACAATCTGCTCAAGACCCGCGCCAAGGATCCGGACGTCTGGTACCAGGTCGCCGAGGTACGCGGCCTGAACGGTAACACCATAGGCCTGCACCAGGCGCGCGCGGAGTTCTTCGCCCTGGTCGGCGATTACAACCAGGCCATCGAGCAACTGGACTTCGCCAAGCGCCGCGCCAGCAACAACTTCCAGCTGGCCTCGCGCATCGATGCGCGGCAACGCGAACTGGCCGAGGAAAAACGCCTGGTCGAGCAGATGCTGCGCTGA
- a CDS encoding NAD-glutamate dehydrogenase: MAFFTAASKADFQHQLQAALAQYVSEQVLPQVALFAEQFFGIIALEELTQRRLSDLVGCTLSAWRMLEQFDHAKPQVRAFNPDYEKHGWQSTHTAVEILHVDIPFLVDSVRMELNRHGYSIHTLQNSVFSVRRDQNGQLLEILPRGTQGEGVLQEALMFLEIDRCSSAAELKTLEKSIHEVFGDVRMSVADFQPMKAKARELLAWLDRAKLKVDKTELDEIKVYLNWLLDNHFTFLGYEEFTVAPTADGGSMVYDEKSLLGLSKRLRTGLSAEELHIEPEAVAYLREPQLLSFAKAAVPSRVHRPAYPDFVSIRELDAKGNVIKECRFMGLYTSAVYAESVCNIPYIRRKVDVIKQRSGFDSSAHLGKELAQVLEVLPRDDLFQTPVDDLFNTVLSIVQIQERNKIRVFLRRDPYGRFCYCLAYVPRDVYSTETRMKIQQVLMERLQATDCEFWTFFSESVLARVQFILRVDPKNKTQIDPVLLEKEVIQACRSWKDDYASLMLESLGEAQGTNVLAEFPGGFPAGYRERFAPHSAVVDMQHLLSLSNDKPLVMSFYQPLAQAGQQLHCKLYHADTPLPLSDVLPILENLGLRVLGEFPYKLRRNDGREFWIHDFAFTYAEGLDVDIQQLNDTLQDAFIHIVGGDAENDAFNRLVLTTAMPWRDVALLRAYARYLKQIRLGFDLSYIAATLINHADIAKELVRLFRTRFYLARKLTAEDLEDKQQKLEQAILAALDNVAVLNEDRILRRYLDLIKATLRTNFFQTDANGAAKSYFSFKLSPRLIPEIPRPVPKFEIFVYSPRVEGVHLRFGDVARGGLRWSDREEDFRTEVLGLVKAQQVKNAVIVPMGAKGGFVPRRMPLGGSRDEVMAEGIACYRIFISGLLDITDNLKEGEVVPPVGVVRHDADDPYLVVAADKGTATFSDIANGIAAEYGFWLGDAFASGGSAGYDHKGMGITAKGAWVSVQRHFRERGIDVQKDNVSVIGIGDMAGDVFGNGMLLSDKLQLVAAFNHMHIFIDPNPDAAKSFAERKRLFELPRSSWADYDAKLISEGGGIFLRSAKSITITPQMKARFDIAADKLAPTELLNALLKAPVDLLWNGGIGTYVKSSKESHADVGDKANDALRVDGRELRAKVVGEGGNLGMTQLGRVEFGLHGGASNTDFIDNAGGVDCSDHEVNIKILLGEIVAAGDMTGKQRNKLLAEMTGDVSELVLGNNYKQTQALSLAERRARERISEYKRLMNALEAAGKLDRALEFLPSDEELNERVASGRGLTRPELSVLISYSKIDLKESLLKSQVPDDDYLAREMETAFPAILTEKFGDAMRRHRLKREIVSTQIANDLVNHMGITFVQRLKESTGMSAANVAGAYVIVRDLFRLPHWWAQIEALDYKVPAELQLQLMDELMRLGRRATRWFLRSRRNELDAARDVAHFAPRIEALVGRLDELLEGPAREQWLARYQSFVEAGTPEELARVVAGTSHLYTLLPIIEAADVTGKDASEVATAYFAVGGALDLSWYLQQITSLPVETNWQALAREAFRDDLDWQQCAITVSVLQMADGPQEIEARVALWLDQHQRLVDRWKVMLAELRSATGTDYAMYAVANRELMDLAQSA; the protein is encoded by the coding sequence ATGGCGTTCTTTACGGCGGCCAGCAAAGCCGACTTCCAGCACCAACTGCAAGCGGCCCTGGCACAGTACGTGAGTGAGCAGGTGCTGCCACAAGTAGCCCTGTTCGCCGAACAGTTCTTCGGCATCATCGCCCTTGAAGAGTTGACCCAGCGGCGCCTGTCCGACCTGGTCGGCTGCACCCTGTCGGCCTGGCGCATGCTGGAGCAGTTCGATCACGCCAAGCCGCAGGTACGCGCGTTCAACCCCGATTACGAGAAGCATGGCTGGCAGTCCACCCACACCGCGGTGGAAATCCTGCATGTTGACATCCCGTTCCTGGTCGATTCCGTGCGCATGGAGCTCAACCGCCACGGCTACAGCATCCACACCCTGCAGAACAGTGTGTTCAGCGTACGCCGTGACCAGAACGGCCAGTTGCTGGAAATCCTTCCGCGCGGCACCCAGGGCGAGGGCGTGCTGCAGGAAGCGCTGATGTTCTTGGAAATCGACCGTTGCTCCAGTGCGGCCGAGCTGAAAACCCTGGAAAAATCCATTCACGAAGTCTTCGGCGACGTGCGCATGAGCGTTGCCGACTTCCAGCCGATGAAGGCCAAGGCGCGTGAGCTGCTGGCCTGGCTGGATCGCGCCAAGCTCAAGGTGGACAAGACCGAGCTGGATGAAATCAAGGTCTACCTGAACTGGTTGCTGGACAACCATTTCACCTTCCTCGGCTATGAGGAGTTCACCGTTGCGCCGACTGCCGATGGCGGCAGCATGGTCTATGACGAGAAATCCCTGCTGGGTCTGTCCAAGCGCCTGCGCACCGGCTTATCCGCCGAGGAGCTGCATATCGAACCGGAGGCGGTGGCCTACCTGCGCGAACCGCAGTTGCTGTCCTTCGCCAAGGCCGCAGTGCCGAGCCGTGTGCACCGTCCGGCCTACCCGGATTTCGTCTCCATCCGTGAGCTCGATGCCAAGGGCAATGTGATCAAGGAATGCCGTTTCATGGGGCTGTACACTTCGGCGGTGTACGCCGAGAGCGTGTGTAACATCCCCTACATCCGCCGCAAGGTGGATGTGATCAAGCAGCGTTCGGGCTTCGACAGCAGCGCCCACCTGGGCAAGGAACTGGCCCAGGTACTGGAAGTGTTGCCGCGCGACGACCTATTCCAGACCCCGGTGGATGACCTGTTCAACACCGTGCTGTCCATCGTGCAGATTCAGGAGCGCAACAAGATCCGCGTGTTCCTACGCCGCGATCCCTATGGCCGCTTCTGCTACTGCCTGGCCTATGTGCCGCGCGACGTCTACTCCACCGAAACCCGCATGAAGATCCAGCAGGTGCTGATGGAGCGCCTGCAGGCCACCGATTGCGAGTTCTGGACCTTCTTTTCCGAATCGGTACTGGCGCGCGTGCAGTTCATCCTGCGCGTCGACCCGAAGAACAAGACCCAGATCGACCCCGTGCTTCTGGAGAAGGAGGTCATCCAGGCCTGCCGTTCGTGGAAGGACGACTACGCCAGCCTGATGCTCGAAAGCCTCGGCGAAGCCCAGGGCACCAACGTCCTGGCCGAATTCCCCGGCGGCTTCCCGGCCGGTTACCGCGAGCGTTTCGCCCCGCATTCCGCGGTGGTGGACATGCAGCATCTGCTCAGCCTGAGCAACGACAAGCCGCTGGTGATGAGCTTCTACCAGCCGCTGGCCCAGGCAGGACAACAGCTGCACTGCAAGCTGTATCACGCCGATACACCGCTGCCGCTGTCCGACGTGCTCCCGATTCTGGAGAACCTTGGCCTGCGCGTGCTTGGCGAGTTCCCCTACAAGCTGCGCCGCAATGACGGCCGCGAGTTCTGGATTCACGACTTCGCCTTCACCTACGCCGAAGGCCTCGATGTCGACATCCAGCAGCTCAACGACACCCTGCAGGACGCCTTCATTCACATCGTCGGCGGCGATGCCGAGAACGATGCGTTCAACCGTCTGGTGCTGACTACTGCTATGCCCTGGCGCGACGTTGCTTTGCTGCGCGCCTATGCGCGTTATCTCAAGCAGATTCGCCTGGGCTTCGACCTCAGTTACATCGCCGCGACCCTGATTAACCATGCCGATATCGCCAAGGAGCTGGTGCGCCTGTTCCGCACCCGTTTCTACCTCGCCCGCAAGCTCACTGCCGAAGACCTGGAAGACAAGCAGCAGAAACTCGAACAGGCCATCCTCGCCGCGCTGGACAACGTCGCCGTGCTCAACGAAGACCGCATCCTGCGTCGCTACCTGGACCTGATCAAGGCGACCCTGCGTACCAACTTCTTCCAGACCGACGCCAACGGCGCGGCCAAATCCTATTTCAGCTTCAAGCTCAGCCCGCGCCTGATCCCGGAAATCCCACGGCCGGTGCCGAAGTTCGAGATCTTCGTCTACAGCCCGCGCGTCGAGGGCGTGCACCTGCGCTTCGGCGACGTCGCCCGCGGCGGCCTGCGCTGGTCGGACCGCGAAGAAGACTTCCGCACCGAAGTGCTGGGCCTGGTCAAGGCGCAACAGGTGAAGAACGCGGTGATCGTGCCGATGGGCGCCAAGGGTGGTTTCGTGCCGCGCCGTATGCCGCTTGGCGGTTCGCGTGACGAGGTGATGGCCGAGGGCATCGCCTGCTACCGCATCTTCATCAGCGGCCTGCTGGATATCACCGACAACCTCAAGGAAGGCGAGGTGGTGCCGCCGGTGGGCGTGGTGCGCCACGACGCCGACGATCCCTATCTGGTGGTGGCGGCGGACAAGGGCACGGCGACCTTCTCCGACATCGCCAACGGCATCGCTGCCGAGTACGGCTTCTGGCTCGGCGACGCCTTCGCCTCCGGCGGTTCGGCCGGCTATGACCACAAGGGCATGGGCATCACCGCCAAGGGCGCCTGGGTCTCGGTGCAGCGTCACTTCCGCGAGCGCGGCATCGACGTGCAGAAGGACAACGTCAGCGTGATCGGCATCGGCGACATGGCCGGCGACGTGTTCGGCAACGGCATGCTGCTGTCGGACAAGCTGCAACTGGTGGCCGCCTTCAACCACATGCACATCTTTATCGACCCAAACCCGGATGCGGCCAAGAGCTTCGCCGAGCGCAAGCGTCTGTTCGAGCTGCCGCGTTCGAGCTGGGCCGACTACGACGCTAAGCTCATCTCCGAAGGTGGCGGCATCTTCCTGCGCAGCGCCAAGAGCATCACCATCACCCCGCAGATGAAGGCGCGCTTCGATATCGCCGCCGACAAGCTGGCGCCCACCGAGCTGCTCAACGCACTGCTCAAGGCACCGGTCGACCTGCTGTGGAATGGCGGTATCGGCACCTACGTGAAATCCAGCAAGGAAAGCCATGCCGACGTCGGTGACAAGGCCAACGATGCCCTGCGTGTGGACGGCCGTGAACTGCGCGCCAAGGTGGTGGGTGAGGGCGGCAACCTGGGCATGACCCAGCTTGGCCGCGTAGAGTTCGGTCTGCACGGCGGCGCCAGCAACACCGACTTCATCGACAACGCCGGCGGTGTGGACTGTTCCGACCACGAAGTGAACATCAAGATCCTGCTCGGTGAAATCGTCGCTGCAGGCGATATGACCGGCAAACAGCGTAACAAGCTGCTGGCCGAGATGACCGGTGATGTGTCCGAGCTGGTACTCGGCAACAACTACAAGCAGACCCAGGCGTTGTCGCTGGCCGAGCGTCGTGCCCGCGAGCGCATCAGCGAATACAAGCGCCTGATGAATGCGCTGGAGGCTGCCGGCAAGCTGGATCGTGCGCTGGAGTTTCTGCCGTCTGATGAAGAACTCAACGAGCGCGTGGCCAGTGGCCGTGGCCTGACTCGTCCGGAACTGTCGGTATTGATCTCCTACAGCAAGATCGACCTCAAGGAGTCGCTGCTCAAATCCCAGGTACCGGATGACGACTACCTGGCGCGCGAGATGGAAACCGCCTTCCCGGCGATCCTCACCGAGAAGTTCGGTGACGCCATGCGCCGCCATCGCCTCAAGCGCGAGATTGTCAGCACGCAGATTGCCAACGACCTGGTCAACCACATGGGCATCACCTTCGTGCAACGCCTGAAGGAGTCCACTGGCATGAGTGCGGCCAACGTCGCCGGTGCCTATGTGATCGTGCGTGACCTGTTCCGCCTGCCGCACTGGTGGGCGCAGATCGAGGCGCTGGATTACAAGGTACCGGCCGAGCTGCAGCTGCAACTGATGGACGAGCTGATGCGCCTGGGCCGTCGCGCTACCCGCTGGTTCCTGCGTAGCCGCCGTAACGAGCTGGACGCTGCCCGTGATGTGGCGCATTTCGCACCGCGCATCGAGGCGCTGGTCGGTCGTCTGGACGAACTGCTCGAAGGCCCGGCCCGCGAGCAGTGGCTGGCGCGCTACCAGAGCTTCGTCGAAGCCGGCACGCCGGAGGAGTTGGCCCGCGTCGTTGCCGGCACCAGCCACCTGTACACCCTGCTGCCGATCATCGAAGCGGCGGACGTCACCGGCAAGGATGCCAGCGAGGTGGCCACCGCCTACTTTGCCGTTGGCGGTGCGCTGGATCTGTCCTGGTACCTGCAGCAGATCACCAGCCTGCCGGTGGAAACCAACTGGCAGGCGCTGGCCCGCGAGGCTTTCCGTGACGATCTGGATTGGCAGCAGTGTGCGATCACCGTATCGGTGCTGCAAATGGCCGATGGCCCGCAGGAGATCGAAGCGCGCGTGGCCCTGTGGCTCGATCAGCATCAACGTCTGGTCGACCGCTGGAAGGTGATGCTGGCTGAGCTGCGTTCGGCCACTGGTACCGACTACGCCATGTACGCGGTGGCCAACCGCGAGCTGATGGACCTGGCGCAAAGCGCCTGA
- a CDS encoding AAA family ATPase, with amino-acid sequence MEHREALVALRQFLSTQILGQDKLIERLLIALLADGHLLVEGAPGLAKTKAIKELAEGIEGEFHRIQFTPDLLPADITGTEIYRPETGSFVFQQGPIFHNLVLADEINRAPAKVQSALLEAMAERQVSVGRSTYDLSPLFLVMATQNPIEQEGTYPLPEAQLDRFLMHVKIGFPDAAVERKILAQARGDALNGEAKPEHRVSQQAVFAARKEILGLYMADAVEEYLVQLVMASRTPAKFDAELADWIAYGASPRGSIALDRCARAHAWLAGRDFVSPEDIQAVLFDVLRHRIILSFEAEASGVDQDRVIQRILDVVAVA; translated from the coding sequence ATGGAACACCGTGAAGCGCTGGTCGCATTACGCCAATTTCTCTCCACCCAGATTCTCGGCCAGGACAAGCTTATCGAGCGCCTGCTGATCGCCCTGCTCGCCGATGGCCATCTGCTGGTCGAAGGCGCCCCCGGCCTGGCCAAGACCAAGGCGATCAAGGAACTGGCCGAAGGCATCGAAGGCGAGTTCCATCGCATCCAGTTCACCCCGGATCTGCTCCCGGCGGATATCACCGGCACCGAGATCTACCGTCCGGAAACCGGCAGCTTCGTGTTCCAGCAGGGGCCAATCTTCCACAACCTGGTGCTGGCCGACGAGATCAACCGTGCCCCGGCCAAGGTGCAGTCGGCACTGCTCGAGGCCATGGCCGAGCGTCAGGTCTCGGTGGGCCGCTCGACTTACGACCTGTCGCCACTGTTTCTGGTCATGGCCACGCAGAACCCCATCGAGCAGGAAGGCACCTACCCGCTGCCGGAAGCGCAGCTCGACCGTTTTCTGATGCATGTGAAAATCGGTTTCCCTGACGCGGCGGTGGAGCGCAAGATTCTCGCCCAGGCCCGTGGTGATGCGCTCAACGGTGAGGCCAAACCCGAGCACCGGGTCAGCCAGCAGGCGGTGTTCGCCGCGCGCAAGGAAATTCTCGGCCTGTACATGGCCGATGCCGTGGAGGAGTACCTGGTGCAACTGGTGATGGCCAGCCGCACCCCGGCCAAGTTCGATGCCGAGTTGGCTGACTGGATCGCCTATGGCGCCAGCCCGCGCGGCTCCATCGCCCTTGACCGCTGCGCGCGCGCCCACGCCTGGCTGGCCGGGCGTGACTTCGTCAGCCCGGAAGATATCCAGGCGGTGCTGTTCGACGTGCTGCGCCACCGCATCATCCTGTCCTTCGAGGCCGAAGCCTCGGGCGTCGATCAGGATCGCGTGATCCAGCGCATCCTCGACGTGGTGGCGGTGGCTTGA
- a CDS encoding DUF58 domain-containing protein produces MQIPASQPGIHIALGELIDMRHKVHEVPLFSTPARRSPLIGLHHSKLRGRGVDFDQVRVYQPGDDVRTIDWRVTARTQEPHTKLFHEERERPIFIIAEQSQRLFFGSGLCFKSVLAARAAALIGWAALGHNDRIGGLVFADNEHHEVKPRRSKQSLLQLLNLLARANQALGPQTQASAGRDNFGLALRRAREVLRPGSLVIVLCDERALSDNAEQQLTLLARHTDLLLLPLSDPLDRALPAAGLLRFTQNGAQLELDSHNGDLRRAYRNQALAREARWQRLAQKLGVPLLPLSTQLELVEQLQEQLSGLQARKSL; encoded by the coding sequence ATGCAGATCCCGGCCAGCCAACCCGGCATCCATATCGCCCTCGGCGAGCTGATCGACATGCGCCATAAGGTGCATGAAGTGCCGCTGTTCTCCACACCGGCTCGGCGCAGCCCGCTGATCGGCCTGCACCACTCCAAGCTGCGCGGTCGCGGCGTGGACTTCGACCAGGTGCGCGTTTATCAGCCGGGCGACGACGTGCGCACCATCGACTGGCGCGTCACCGCACGCACCCAGGAGCCGCACACCAAACTGTTCCACGAAGAGCGCGAACGTCCCATCTTCATCATCGCCGAACAGAGCCAGCGCCTGTTCTTCGGCTCCGGTCTGTGCTTCAAGTCGGTACTGGCCGCCCGCGCCGCCGCGCTGATCGGCTGGGCCGCGCTGGGCCATAACGACCGCATCGGCGGCCTAGTGTTTGCCGATAACGAGCACCATGAAGTCAAACCCCGGCGCAGCAAACAGAGCCTGCTGCAACTGCTCAACCTGCTGGCCCGTGCCAACCAGGCGCTCGGGCCACAGACTCAGGCCAGTGCCGGCCGCGACAATTTCGGCCTGGCCCTGCGCCGCGCCCGTGAAGTGCTGCGCCCTGGCAGCCTGGTGATCGTGCTCTGCGACGAACGTGCGCTGAGCGACAACGCCGAGCAGCAACTCACCTTGCTCGCGCGCCATACCGATCTGTTGTTGCTGCCGCTGTCCGATCCACTCGATCGCGCCCTGCCGGCGGCCGGGCTGCTGCGCTTTACCCAGAACGGCGCGCAACTGGAGCTCGACAGCCACAACGGTGACCTGCGCCGGGCCTACCGCAACCAGGCCCTGGCCCGCGAGGCGCGCTGGCAGCGTCTGGCGCAGAAGCTTGGCGTGCCGCTGCTACCCTTGAGCACGCAGCTCGAACTGGTCGAGCAGTTGCAGGAACAGCTCAGCGGTCTGCAGGCGAGAAAATCCCTATGA